The following proteins are co-located in the Fischerella sp. PCC 9605 genome:
- a CDS encoding FAD-dependent monooxygenase: protein MNQEVLMSVDILIVGAGPTGLLLAAQLARYGIKPRLVDKNPEPSKTSKAIAVFARTLEIFDHLGIAEEAMKRGRKLNQFNFYADRKRIVNLPLDRLDSFLPLVLCLPQSQTEDILGRLVENLGVKIERSVTFTGLKQDADGVTATLCHPDGREEHCRASWLIGCDGARSTIRQEAGLVDEGANIPGLFILADAETNWSLSPNEVHIFLNSDGVFAVFPLPEENYWRVIADLPPDRSLPEDPDLKVFEQLAHERSRLETQLTNPLWTSTFRIRQRMVGKCRAGRVFVAGDALSSHSPVGGQGMNTGLQDAYNLAWKLALVIQNQARAELLDSYQAEREPISKSLLAATGLATRAITVRNPIFTQARDRIAKFATSFESVQQRIRNTVSELNVNYRNSPIVQENHPLPIHLHPNEPSLRDWWDFRTQPKAGDRAPDVMIETVDGAKRLFQVLSDLKHNLLLFGGKVAQKVNCAKLSQIAQEVEEKFRDRIDVHIVLLNSLIPEELEWFKSILLDPQGKCHHRYSATGECLYLIRPDGYIGYRTQPADVSKLWAYLQKINLFESVDEMHSVSLSR, encoded by the coding sequence ATGAATCAGGAGGTACTGATGTCGGTTGATATACTAATCGTGGGAGCTGGACCGACAGGCTTACTATTAGCTGCACAATTAGCTAGGTATGGCATCAAGCCGCGTCTAGTTGATAAAAACCCGGAACCCTCCAAAACGAGTAAAGCAATAGCAGTTTTTGCTCGTACCTTAGAAATCTTTGACCACTTGGGTATAGCTGAAGAAGCAATGAAACGCGGTCGCAAGCTGAACCAATTTAATTTTTATGCCGATCGCAAACGCATTGTTAACTTACCCTTAGATCGGCTCGATTCTTTCTTGCCGTTAGTTCTGTGTCTACCACAGTCTCAGACAGAAGACATTCTGGGACGATTGGTTGAAAACCTCGGCGTCAAAATTGAGCGGTCTGTCACCTTCACTGGTCTTAAGCAAGATGCTGATGGTGTTACTGCTACACTCTGCCATCCTGATGGACGAGAGGAACATTGTAGAGCGTCTTGGTTGATTGGTTGTGACGGCGCGCGTAGTACTATCCGTCAGGAAGCTGGTCTAGTGGATGAAGGCGCTAATATTCCAGGCTTGTTTATCTTAGCCGATGCGGAGACTAATTGGAGTCTATCACCCAACGAGGTTCACATATTTCTTAATTCTGATGGCGTGTTTGCAGTTTTTCCACTACCAGAGGAGAACTATTGGCGAGTTATTGCGGACTTACCACCCGATAGATCGCTACCTGAAGACCCGGATTTGAAAGTGTTTGAGCAACTCGCTCATGAGCGATCGCGTCTCGAAACCCAATTGACTAACCCGTTGTGGACAAGCACCTTCCGCATTCGTCAGCGGATGGTTGGCAAGTGTCGAGCAGGTCGTGTCTTTGTTGCGGGTGATGCTTTATCTTCCCACAGTCCAGTTGGTGGTCAGGGAATGAATACGGGTCTGCAAGATGCCTATAATCTGGCTTGGAAGCTAGCTTTAGTTATCCAAAACCAGGCAAGAGCAGAGTTACTCGACTCATATCAGGCGGAACGCGAACCAATCTCGAAATCTTTACTAGCTGCTACAGGATTGGCTACACGAGCAATAACTGTACGCAACCCGATTTTCACGCAAGCACGCGATCGTATTGCTAAATTTGCTACCAGCTTTGAGAGTGTCCAACAACGCATCCGTAATACCGTGTCCGAGCTGAATGTGAATTATCGGAATAGTCCCATTGTCCAAGAAAACCACCCATTGCCGATACATTTGCACCCAAACGAACCAAGTCTAAGAGATTGGTGGGATTTTCGTACTCAACCGAAAGCTGGCGATCGCGCCCCCGATGTCATGATTGAGACAGTAGATGGTGCAAAACGTTTATTCCAAGTATTGTCTGATTTGAAACACAACCTTTTATTGTTTGGCGGCAAAGTTGCACAAAAGGTGAATTGTGCCAAATTGAGCCAGATAGCTCAAGAAGTTGAGGAAAAATTTCGCGATCGCATAGACGTGCATATCGTGCTGTTGAATTCCCTAATACCAGAGGAGTTAGAGTGGTTCAAATCAATACTACTTGACCCTCAAGGCAAGTGTCATCATCGCTACAGTGCCACAGGCGAGTGCCTTTATCTGATTCGCCCAGATGGCTATATCGGTTATCGTACCCAGCCTGCTGATGTCTCCAAGCTTTGGGCATATCTGCAAAAAATCAATCTCTTTGAGAGTGTAGATGAAATGCATTCCGTATCTTTGAGCAGATAA